In Pangasianodon hypophthalmus isolate fPanHyp1 chromosome 29, fPanHyp1.pri, whole genome shotgun sequence, one genomic interval encodes:
- the klhl38a gene encoding kelch-like protein 38, which translates to MAYSSLEHLPFKDQELPAQMLCQLNCLRHERIFTDMLLCTEDLEIPCHRNVLVASSPYFRAMFCSNFRESGQTRVDLKGISSEILNGIVDYIYTGTITISMEIVLPLMQAASMLQYTRLFEACSAFLQEQLNPDNCLSMIRLSEILHCDSLRERAKEMAVRCFSDVAASEDFCELSLPELMCYLEDDRLCAEEEQVFETLLAWIHHDPFSRRGAIHDLFKKVRLRYIHPTYLFQFIANDPLVQSSTLCTEIIESVRRLMFSVSAKCTRELKPLWTTPRRYTCRETLVVVGGRKNNEQTSREALLYDERTQRWQWLAKLPLRLYKAAYVCIHSILYVVGGLSLSMASGDSTVSATVYTLSLKTNQWRTAEPMLEPRYAHQSVSYLHFIFVLGGIGADKQISNTVERYNSMFNQWEPMAPMPTAVLHPAVAANDQRIYVFGGEDSMQNPVRLIQVYHISRNQWLRMETRTVKNVCAPAAVIEDKIYIIGGYTRRMIAYDTKANKFVKCENMRERRMHHSATVINNKLYVTGGRFLNSHDIIEDSDCFECYDPKTDVWTSKGSLPYKLFDHGSLALVCVSNRPNPP; encoded by the exons ATGGCCTATTCATCCCTTGAGCACCTTCCATTCAAAGACCAGGAACTCCCAGCCCAAATGTTGTGCCAGCTGAACTGTCTCAGGCATGAGCGGATCTTCACCGACATGCTCCTCTGCACTGAAGATCTGGAGATCCCATGCCACAGGAACGTTCTGGTCGCTAGCAGTCCTTACTTCCGTGCCATGTTCTGCAGCAACTTCCGTGAGAGTGGCCAGACTAGGGTGGACCTAAAAGGCATCAGCTCTGAGATCTTGAATGGTATTGTAGACTACATCTACACTGGAACCATTACTATAAGCATGGAAATAGTGCTGCCTCTGATGCAAGCTGCATCCATGCTGCAGTACACAAGGCTTTTTGAGGCCTGCTCAGCCTTCTTGCAGGAGCAGCTGAACCCAGACAATTGCTTGAGCATGATCCGCCTCTCAGAGATCCTGCACTGTGACAGCTTGAGAGAGCGGGCGAAGGAGATGGCTGTGCGCTGTTTCTCAGACGTGGCTGCCTCAGAGGATTTTTGCGAGCTCTCACTGCCTGAGCTAATGTGCTACCTGGAGGATGACAGGCTTTGTGCTGAGGAAGAGCAGGTGTTCGAAACACTCTTGGCCTGGATCCACCACGATCCTTTTTCTCGGCGTGGTGCCATCCATGATCTCTTCAAGAAGGTGCGTTTGCGGTACATCCATCCCACATACCTCTTCCAGTTCATAGCCAATGATCCACTTGTCCAGTCCTCCACACTTTGCACAGAGATCATTGAGTCAGTGCGGCGGCTAATGTTTTCCGTTAGCGCCAAATGTACGCGTGAGCTAAAGCCTCTCTGGACCACGCCTCGTCGTTACACCTGCCGGGAGACTTTAGTTGTTGTAGGAGGTCGCAAGAACAATGAGCAGACATCTCGAGAGGCGCTGCTCTATGATGAGCGTACCCAGCGCTGGCAGTGGCTGGCCAAGTTGCCCTTGCGCTTGTACAAGGCCGCTTATGTCTGCATACATAGTATTCTGTATGTTGTTGGAGGTCTCAGCCTCAGTATGGCATCAGGAGACAGCACAGTTAGTGCCACAGTTTATACCCTCTCGCTTAAGACCAACCAGTGGAGGACGGCCGAACCCATGCTTGAACCGCGTTATGCCCATCAGAGTGTGTCTTACCTGCACTTCATCTTCGTTCTTGGAGGCATAGGGGCCGATAAACAGATCTCTAACACAGTGGAGCGCTACAACAGCATGTTCAACCAGTGGGAACCTATGGCCCCAATGCCTACAGCAGTGCTCCATCCTGCAGTGGCTGCCAATGACCAGAGAATCTATGTGTTCGGAGGGGAGGACTCCATGCAAAATCCAGTGAGACTGATACAG GTTTATCACATTTCACGCAACCAGTGGTTGAGAATGGAGACCAGGACAGTAAAGAATGTCTGTGCACCTGCCGCTGTCATAGAAGACAAGATTTACATCATTGGAG GGTACACAAGAAGGATGATCGCTTACGACACCAAAGCCAACAAGTTTGTTAAATGTGAGAACATGAGGGAAAGGAGGATGCATCACTCAGCTACTGTGATCAACAACAAGCTCTATGTGACAGGAGGACGCTTCCTCAACAGCCATGACATCATTGAGGACTCTGACTGCTTCGAGTGCTATGACCCTAAAACCGATGTCTGGACATCTAAAGGGTCTTTACCATACAAGCTGTTTGACCATGGGTCTTTGGCCCTGGTCTGCGTCTCCAATCGACCCAATCCACCATGA